Proteins encoded within one genomic window of Ctenopharyngodon idella isolate HZGC_01 chromosome 6, HZGC01, whole genome shotgun sequence:
- the tmem198b gene encoding transmembrane protein 198-B isoform X2, which translates to MRWSPRWSALCAVSSESSIASLFSFPFAGYRCFKAVLFLTGLMFGSVIIFLLCYKERVLDTQLSVEASVGIGLGIGTLCGLVTMLVRSVGLFMVGLLLGLLVGIGTLIGMEELSSNPPRSVWVPLGVLLGLGMLFAVLTLQWQRCFTTLSTAVFGAAVIVVATDYFVELFALVRYIYERVKTGPREPVCWTTWVVLGAWPALALLGVLVQWRVTAEGYSHTKVMISRQQRRVQLMRIRQKEERRESSRKKKRKQPQNSHHTHAAKALHPEPAYRRKPNPIRRFDGDVLSPSYIQSFRDRQVDGRAYPVGGLMASGHTSVDMDYDCGSTVPLTSGVGPHVRV; encoded by the exons ATGAGGTGGTCCCCTCGGTGGTCTGCTCTATGTGCTGTCTCTTCGGAATCATCTATTGCTTCTTTG TTCTCTTTCCCTTTTGCAGGTTACCGCTGTTTCAAGGCTGTACTCTTCCTCACGGGTCTGATGTTCGGTTCTGTGATCATCTTCCTGCTCTGTTACAAGGAGCGAGTATTAGACACACAGCTGAGCGTCGAGGCCAGCGTGGGCATCGGGCTGGGCATCGGCACCCTGTGTGGCCTGGTGACTATGCTGGTACGGAGCGTCGGGCTTTTTATGGTGGGGCTGCTCCTGGGCCTGCTGGTGGGCATCGGGACCCTGATAGGCATGGAGGAGCTGTCGTCCAACCCCCCGCGGTCAGTGTGGGTGCCCCTGGGCGTGCTACTGGGGCTGGGCATGCTGTTCGCCGTCCTCACCCTGCAGTGGCAGAGATGCTTCACCACGCTCTCCACGGCCGTGTTCGGGGCTGCGGTGATAGTCGTGGCCACGGATTATTTCGTGGAGCTCTTTGCACTTGTGAGGTACATTTACGAGCGGGTGAAAACGGGCCCCCGGGAGCCGGTGTGCTGGACTACGTGGGTGGTCCTGGGAGCCTGGCCTGCTCTCGCCCTGCTGGGTGTTTTGGTGCAATGGAGAGTGACGGCAGAGGGCTACTCCCACACGAAGG tgATGATCAGTCGTCAGCAGCGGCGGGTTCAGCTCATGCGTATTCGTCAGAAGGAGGAGAGGAGGGAGAGCAGcaggaagaagaagaggaagcaGCCGCAGAACTCACACCACACACATGCTGCCAAAGCCCTGCACCCAGAGCCTGCCTACCGCAGGAAACCCAACCCTATACGACGCTTTGATGGAGATGTACTTTCTCCT AGCTACATCCAGAGTTTTCGGGACAGACAGGTGGATGGACGTGCTTATCCCGTGGGCGGGCTGATGGCTTCGGGTCACACAAGTGTGGATATGGACTATGACTGTGGCTCTACCGTCCCCCTCACTTCTGGGGTTGGACCACATGTTCGGGTCTGA
- the tmem198b gene encoding transmembrane protein 198-B isoform X1 — protein sequence MTSTLQTLAFKLAPPSREAGPEQLEPCNDVAGRRYEVVPSVVCSMCCLFGIIYCFFGYRCFKAVLFLTGLMFGSVIIFLLCYKERVLDTQLSVEASVGIGLGIGTLCGLVTMLVRSVGLFMVGLLLGLLVGIGTLIGMEELSSNPPRSVWVPLGVLLGLGMLFAVLTLQWQRCFTTLSTAVFGAAVIVVATDYFVELFALVRYIYERVKTGPREPVCWTTWVVLGAWPALALLGVLVQWRVTAEGYSHTKVMISRQQRRVQLMRIRQKEERRESSRKKKRKQPQNSHHTHAAKALHPEPAYRRKPNPIRRFDGDVLSPSYIQSFRDRQVDGRAYPVGGLMASGHTSVDMDYDCGSTVPLTSGVGPHVRV from the exons ATGACGTCCACCTTGCAGACCTTAGCCTTTAAGCTGGCCCCTCCCTCAAGAGAAGCTGGCCCAGAGCAATTGGAGCCTTGTAACGATGTAGCGGGACGACGTTATGAGGTGGTCCCCTCGGTGGTCTGCTCTATGTGCTGTCTCTTCGGAATCATCTATTGCTTCTTTG GTTACCGCTGTTTCAAGGCTGTACTCTTCCTCACGGGTCTGATGTTCGGTTCTGTGATCATCTTCCTGCTCTGTTACAAGGAGCGAGTATTAGACACACAGCTGAGCGTCGAGGCCAGCGTGGGCATCGGGCTGGGCATCGGCACCCTGTGTGGCCTGGTGACTATGCTGGTACGGAGCGTCGGGCTTTTTATGGTGGGGCTGCTCCTGGGCCTGCTGGTGGGCATCGGGACCCTGATAGGCATGGAGGAGCTGTCGTCCAACCCCCCGCGGTCAGTGTGGGTGCCCCTGGGCGTGCTACTGGGGCTGGGCATGCTGTTCGCCGTCCTCACCCTGCAGTGGCAGAGATGCTTCACCACGCTCTCCACGGCCGTGTTCGGGGCTGCGGTGATAGTCGTGGCCACGGATTATTTCGTGGAGCTCTTTGCACTTGTGAGGTACATTTACGAGCGGGTGAAAACGGGCCCCCGGGAGCCGGTGTGCTGGACTACGTGGGTGGTCCTGGGAGCCTGGCCTGCTCTCGCCCTGCTGGGTGTTTTGGTGCAATGGAGAGTGACGGCAGAGGGCTACTCCCACACGAAGG tgATGATCAGTCGTCAGCAGCGGCGGGTTCAGCTCATGCGTATTCGTCAGAAGGAGGAGAGGAGGGAGAGCAGcaggaagaagaagaggaagcaGCCGCAGAACTCACACCACACACATGCTGCCAAAGCCCTGCACCCAGAGCCTGCCTACCGCAGGAAACCCAACCCTATACGACGCTTTGATGGAGATGTACTTTCTCCT AGCTACATCCAGAGTTTTCGGGACAGACAGGTGGATGGACGTGCTTATCCCGTGGGCGGGCTGATGGCTTCGGGTCACACAAGTGTGGATATGGACTATGACTGTGGCTCTACCGTCCCCCTCACTTCTGGGGTTGGACCACATGTTCGGGTCTGA